Proteins encoded together in one Vigna angularis cultivar LongXiaoDou No.4 chromosome 5, ASM1680809v1, whole genome shotgun sequence window:
- the LOC108339030 gene encoding uncharacterized protein LOC108339030, with protein sequence MAAADDTNPPKDYYKVLEVDYDATDENIKLNYRRLALKWHPDKHGGDSAVTTKFQEINEAYNVLSDPAKRFDYDLTGICEIEKYSLQEYLARFKGMILTCNGLGISQTDRWSPQLIENFESLDK encoded by the exons ATGGCTGCTGCTGACGACACAAACCCTCCTAAG GATTATTACAAAGTGCTGGAGGTTGATTATGATGCAACTgatgaaaatatcaaattaaattaccGAAGACTCGCATTG AAATGGCATCCTGACAAGCACGGAGGTGACAGTGCTGTTACTACAAAATTTCAAGAGATAAATGAAGCTTACAATG TATTAAGTGATCCTGCCAAGCGTTTTGATTATGATTTAACGGGGATATgcgaaattgaaaaatatagttTACAG GAATATCTTGCCAGATTTAAGGGCATGATTCTTACCTGCAATGGACTTGGTATCAGTCAAACAGACAGATG GTCACCAcaattgattgaaaattttgaatccCTTGATAAATAA